One part of the Rhodococcus oxybenzonivorans genome encodes these proteins:
- a CDS encoding alpha/beta fold hydrolase translates to METVPIQMPDGTTTPVRLFAGRDEAPVVVVFPGLGIPAGYYEPFAEELMSRGFNAAIGELRGQGDSRPRPSSASRYGYHELVSVDFPAIFEVVREHFPAATPFLLGHSMGGQLGVMYAARIRGRLGGIVLVASGSPYHRGFPGMHSPRMLVGAAAMSMTANLAGFWPGGRLDIGGFGRQSKVLISDWSRFARTGKIEPDGADIDYEERIGRLKLPVLSVTIEGDDLAPGPSAKNLVAKLPHADVTIWHNPRPQGHNGWIREPVDTVDRVVDWIHDHT, encoded by the coding sequence TCGCCTGTTCGCCGGGCGGGACGAGGCACCCGTGGTCGTGGTGTTTCCCGGCCTGGGAATTCCTGCCGGCTACTACGAGCCGTTCGCCGAGGAGCTGATGTCCCGCGGATTCAATGCTGCCATCGGCGAACTACGCGGACAGGGTGACAGCCGCCCCCGTCCGAGCAGTGCCAGCAGGTACGGCTACCACGAGCTGGTGTCGGTCGACTTTCCCGCCATCTTCGAGGTGGTGCGCGAACATTTCCCGGCTGCGACGCCGTTCCTGTTGGGGCACAGTATGGGTGGTCAGCTGGGGGTGATGTACGCGGCGCGGATTCGCGGCCGGCTCGGCGGAATCGTGCTCGTCGCGTCGGGGTCGCCATATCACCGGGGATTTCCCGGAATGCACTCGCCGCGAATGCTCGTCGGCGCGGCCGCAATGTCGATGACGGCCAATCTCGCCGGTTTCTGGCCGGGCGGCAGGCTCGACATCGGCGGGTTCGGCAGGCAGTCGAAGGTACTGATCTCCGACTGGTCCCGATTCGCGCGCACCGGGAAGATCGAACCCGACGGCGCCGACATCGACTACGAGGAACGGATCGGCAGATTGAAGCTGCCGGTCCTGTCGGTGACTATCGAGGGCGACGACCTCGCGCCGGGCCCTTCGGCGAAGAATCTCGTCGCCAAACTCCCACATGCCGACGTCACCATCTGGCACAACCCGCGACCGCAGGGTCACAACGGGTGGATCCGGGAGCCAGTCGACACGGTCGATCGGGTCGTCGACTGGATCCATGACCACACCTAG
- a CDS encoding prolyl oligopeptidase family serine peptidase, translating to MTDPYLWLEDVTADRSLDWVRERNARTVGEYTENSEFSTLEGRILDLLDTDARIPYVALRGDYLYNFWRDGEHKRGIWRRTSLAEYRSEDPQWDVLLDVDELAEREGENWVWAGASVLRPAQTRALLSFSRGGADASVVREFDLDTRQFVTDNPFDVPEAKTSISWIDEDSVYVGTDFGDGSMTDSGYPRIAKRWHRGTPLSEAVTVFEGESTDVSVGASYDDTPGYERHFVGRSIDFYNSERYELLPDGSLLRIDTPDDAGTSVYRDWLTVRPRTDWEVDGTIYPAGSLLVTDYADYLAGSRELTPLFTPDEHTSLEQGTWTRNHLLLVTLSDVQTRLSVLTPTETGWDEKPLDGVPELTASGVISTDARSGDNFFVNSSGFTTPATLFYGTVGGPLEPVKQAPSFFDADGISVSQYFVASDDGTEIPYFVVRRDDADGPCPTLLYGYGGFENSMVPGYSGSVGFAWLERGGAYVVANIRGGGEYGPSWHTQAVREGRHKVFEDFAAVARDLVARGITTTKQLAAQGGSNGGLLMGVMLTRYPELFGAIVCQVPLLDMKRYHLLLAGASWMAEYGDPDDPEDWKFISEYSPYQKTSATAEYPPILVTTSTRDDRVHPGHARKMTALLEEQGHEVWYYENIEGGHGGAADNAQAAFKSALTFMFLWRTLTRP from the coding sequence ATGACGGATCCCTATCTCTGGCTCGAAGATGTCACCGCTGACCGGTCTCTCGACTGGGTGCGGGAACGCAACGCGCGGACCGTCGGCGAGTACACCGAGAACTCGGAGTTCTCCACGCTCGAGGGCCGGATCCTGGACTTGCTGGATACCGACGCGCGCATTCCCTACGTCGCCCTGCGCGGTGACTATCTGTACAACTTCTGGCGCGACGGCGAGCACAAGCGCGGAATCTGGCGGCGCACATCCCTGGCGGAATACCGCTCCGAGGACCCGCAGTGGGACGTGTTGCTCGACGTCGACGAACTCGCCGAGCGCGAGGGTGAGAATTGGGTGTGGGCGGGGGCGAGCGTCCTGCGCCCAGCACAGACCCGCGCGTTGCTGTCGTTCTCGCGGGGCGGTGCCGACGCGTCCGTGGTTCGCGAATTCGACCTGGACACACGGCAATTCGTCACAGACAATCCTTTCGACGTCCCGGAAGCAAAGACCAGCATCAGCTGGATCGACGAGGACAGCGTCTACGTGGGCACCGACTTCGGTGACGGCTCGATGACCGATTCCGGCTATCCGAGGATCGCGAAGCGCTGGCATCGCGGTACCCCCTTGTCCGAGGCGGTCACCGTGTTCGAGGGCGAGAGCACCGACGTGTCGGTGGGCGCCTCCTACGACGACACTCCCGGATACGAGCGGCACTTCGTCGGCCGATCGATCGACTTCTACAACTCCGAACGGTACGAGTTATTGCCGGACGGTTCGCTGTTGCGCATCGACACGCCCGACGACGCCGGAACGTCCGTCTACCGCGACTGGCTGACCGTCCGCCCGCGCACCGACTGGGAAGTGGACGGCACCATCTATCCCGCGGGTTCGCTGCTCGTCACCGACTACGCCGACTATCTCGCCGGCTCGCGGGAATTGACGCCGCTGTTCACACCCGACGAGCACACATCCCTGGAACAGGGCACGTGGACTCGCAACCACCTGCTTCTGGTCACCCTCTCGGACGTGCAGACCAGATTGTCGGTACTCACGCCCACCGAAACCGGCTGGGACGAGAAACCGCTCGACGGCGTGCCCGAACTCACGGCCAGCGGTGTCATCAGCACGGATGCGCGCAGCGGGGACAATTTCTTCGTCAACAGCAGTGGATTCACCACTCCCGCAACTCTTTTCTACGGCACCGTCGGCGGACCGCTGGAACCTGTCAAGCAGGCGCCCTCCTTCTTCGACGCCGACGGTATCTCGGTGTCCCAGTACTTCGTCGCCTCGGACGACGGAACGGAGATCCCGTACTTCGTCGTACGCCGCGACGACGCCGACGGTCCCTGCCCCACACTCCTGTACGGATACGGCGGGTTCGAGAACTCGATGGTGCCGGGATACAGCGGGTCGGTCGGCTTCGCCTGGCTCGAACGCGGGGGTGCGTACGTCGTCGCCAACATTCGCGGTGGCGGTGAATACGGCCCGTCGTGGCACACCCAGGCCGTCCGCGAAGGCCGTCACAAAGTGTTCGAGGACTTCGCCGCAGTCGCGCGCGACCTGGTCGCGCGCGGCATCACCACCACGAAGCAACTCGCGGCTCAAGGTGGAAGCAACGGCGGTCTCCTGATGGGCGTCATGCTGACCCGCTACCCCGAACTCTTCGGGGCGATCGTGTGTCAGGTACCGCTCCTCGACATGAAGCGGTACCACCTGCTGCTGGCCGGGGCGTCGTGGATGGCCGAGTACGGCGACCCCGACGATCCCGAGGACTGGAAGTTCATCAGCGAGTACTCGCCGTACCAGAAAACCAGTGCCACCGCCGAGTACCCACCGATTCTGGTGACCACCTCCACGCGGGACGACCGGGTCCATCCGGGCCATGCCCGCAAGATGACCGCCCTCCTCGAGGAGCAGGGCCACGAAGTCTGGTACTACGAGAACATCGAAGGTGGACACGGCGGGGCCGCGGACAACGCCCAGGCCGCGTTCAAGTCGGCGCTGACGTTCATGTTCCTGTGGCGCACACTCACCCGCCCGTGA
- a CDS encoding dipeptidase has product MSTPGPYPLWEQHCCLPLTPSATIDELRRYRRPAGSYVSVNIGYSPQDKAASTAIAENFRAQAGGDIELVTRLDDVDAVRGAGGIALAFDLEDSAPLNGDLANVAHFHRLGTRSLLPTYNYANAAGCGCLDADDTELTGYGRDLVREMNRVGMTVDGSHCSTRTGLDLAAVTERPMIYSHSNLRRLWNHPRNITDDQARACADTGGVIGINGVGIFLGVNGPDDHARRLSAMADHIEEAVDLVGPAHVGIGSDYSFDAADFVAEVTNNAGSFSDAYTAWGPLQWVPPEDVLTLDRVLRNRGFDETSIEAVYGGNFARVAAAVWATGG; this is encoded by the coding sequence GTGAGTACACCTGGGCCCTATCCGTTGTGGGAGCAGCACTGCTGCCTGCCGCTGACACCGTCGGCAACTATCGACGAGCTCCGCCGTTACCGTCGTCCGGCCGGCAGCTACGTGTCGGTGAACATCGGTTACTCCCCGCAGGACAAGGCGGCGTCGACGGCGATCGCCGAGAACTTTCGTGCCCAGGCCGGCGGTGACATCGAGTTGGTGACGCGGCTGGATGACGTCGACGCGGTACGCGGCGCCGGTGGTATCGCGCTCGCATTCGACCTCGAAGATTCGGCCCCGCTCAACGGCGACCTCGCCAATGTGGCCCACTTCCACCGACTGGGCACACGATCGTTGCTGCCCACGTATAACTATGCGAATGCCGCCGGGTGCGGTTGCCTCGACGCCGACGACACCGAGCTGACCGGCTACGGCCGCGACCTAGTGCGGGAGATGAATCGGGTGGGGATGACCGTGGACGGCTCCCACTGTTCGACACGTACCGGACTCGACCTTGCCGCAGTTACCGAGCGCCCCATGATCTACAGCCACTCCAACCTGCGGCGATTGTGGAATCACCCTCGCAACATCACCGACGATCAGGCCCGCGCCTGCGCGGACACGGGTGGCGTGATCGGGATCAACGGGGTCGGCATCTTTCTGGGGGTCAATGGGCCGGACGACCATGCTCGCCGGTTGTCGGCGATGGCCGACCACATCGAAGAGGCGGTCGATCTGGTGGGTCCCGCGCACGTCGGCATCGGCTCGGACTACTCGTTCGACGCCGCAGACTTCGTCGCCGAGGTCACGAACAATGCGGGCTCGTTCTCGGACGCGTATACGGCGTGGGGTCCGCTGCAGTGGGTACCGCCGGAGGATGTCCTGACTCTCGATCGCGTCCTGCGCAATCGGGGGTTCGACGAAACGTCCATCGAGGCCGTATACGGGGGAAATTTTGCCCGTGTCGCGGCGGCAGTCTGGGCTACTGGCGGGTAA
- the lpdA gene encoding dihydrolipoyl dehydrogenase: protein MTSHYDVVVLGAGPGGYVAAIRAAQLGLSTAIIEQKYWGGVCLNVGCIPSKALLRNAELAHLFTKEAKLFGITGEASFDFGAAYDRSRKVAEGRVKGIHFLMKKNKIPEYDGKGTFTDANTIEVALTKGGTETVTFDNAIIATGSTTKLLPGTSLSENVVTYEEQIMTRDLPGSILIVGAGAIGMEFGYVLKNYGVDVTIVEFLDRALPNEDADISKEIEKQYKKLGVKVKTGAAVQSIDDDGSKVTVSIKDNKSGEIETVVVDKVMQSVGFAPRVEGFGLEKTGVQLTDRGAIGITDTMQTSVPHIYAIGDVTMKLQLAHVAEAQGVVAAETIAGAETLPIDDYRMMPRATFCQPQVASFGLTEQQAKDEGYDIKVANFPFAANGKAHGLGDSTGFVKLISDTKYGELLGGHLIGPDVSELLPELTLAQKWDLTVNELARNVHTHPTLSEALQEAIHGLAGHMINF from the coding sequence GTGACCTCACACTATGACGTCGTTGTCCTCGGAGCCGGTCCCGGTGGGTACGTCGCTGCTATCCGCGCGGCACAGCTGGGATTGAGTACCGCCATCATCGAGCAGAAGTATTGGGGTGGTGTGTGCCTGAACGTGGGCTGCATCCCCTCGAAGGCTCTTCTCCGTAACGCCGAGCTTGCGCATCTCTTCACGAAAGAGGCCAAGCTGTTCGGCATCACCGGTGAAGCCTCCTTCGACTTCGGCGCCGCCTACGACCGCAGCCGCAAGGTCGCGGAGGGGCGCGTCAAGGGCATCCACTTCTTGATGAAGAAGAACAAGATTCCCGAGTACGACGGCAAGGGCACCTTCACCGACGCCAACACCATCGAGGTCGCACTGACCAAGGGTGGCACCGAGACGGTGACGTTCGACAACGCCATCATCGCGACCGGTTCGACCACCAAGTTGCTGCCGGGTACCTCGCTGAGCGAGAACGTCGTCACCTACGAAGAGCAGATCATGACCCGGGATCTGCCGGGATCGATCCTCATCGTCGGGGCCGGGGCGATCGGCATGGAGTTCGGGTACGTCCTGAAGAACTACGGCGTGGACGTCACCATCGTCGAGTTCCTCGACCGGGCGCTGCCCAACGAAGACGCGGACATCTCCAAGGAAATCGAGAAGCAGTACAAAAAGCTCGGCGTCAAGGTCAAGACCGGCGCGGCGGTGCAGAGCATCGACGACGACGGCAGCAAGGTCACCGTCTCGATCAAGGACAACAAGAGCGGCGAGATCGAGACCGTCGTGGTCGACAAGGTGATGCAGTCGGTCGGCTTCGCCCCCCGCGTGGAGGGCTTCGGCCTCGAGAAGACCGGTGTCCAGCTCACCGATCGCGGTGCCATCGGGATCACCGACACGATGCAGACGTCGGTGCCGCACATCTACGCGATCGGTGACGTGACGATGAAGCTGCAGCTCGCCCACGTGGCCGAGGCGCAGGGTGTCGTGGCGGCCGAGACCATCGCCGGCGCCGAGACGCTGCCGATCGACGACTACCGGATGATGCCGCGCGCCACGTTCTGCCAGCCGCAGGTGGCCAGCTTCGGTCTCACCGAGCAGCAGGCGAAGGACGAGGGCTACGACATCAAGGTGGCGAACTTCCCGTTCGCCGCCAACGGCAAGGCGCACGGCCTCGGTGACTCCACCGGCTTCGTCAAGCTCATCTCCGACACCAAGTACGGCGAGCTGCTCGGCGGCCACCTCATCGGCCCCGACGTCTCCGAGTTGCTGCCCGAGCTGACCCTCGCGCAGAAGTGGGATCTCACCGTCAACGAGCTGGCCCGCAACGTGCACACCCACCCCACCCTGAGCGAAGCCCTGCAGGAGGCCATCCACGGCCTCGCCGGACACATGATCAACTTCTGA
- a CDS encoding winged helix-turn-helix transcriptional regulator: MSELEQTPRAGADATLEADVFARGCTSRETLQTVTGRWGVLALAALAEGNYRFSALRRRVDGVSERMLSQTLQALERDGLVVRDVLEAIPPKVEYSLTPLGAEIAGRLVGLIELVESRMPEVWAAQQKYAERRTDQN, translated from the coding sequence ATGTCCGAGCTCGAACAGACACCGCGCGCCGGCGCAGACGCCACCCTGGAAGCCGACGTCTTCGCCCGCGGGTGCACCTCTCGCGAAACCCTGCAGACCGTCACCGGCCGATGGGGTGTGCTCGCGCTCGCGGCGTTGGCCGAGGGCAACTACCGCTTCAGCGCACTACGCCGACGTGTCGACGGAGTCAGTGAACGCATGCTGTCGCAGACCCTCCAGGCGCTCGAACGAGACGGACTCGTGGTCCGCGACGTACTCGAGGCGATACCCCCGAAGGTGGAATACAGCCTGACACCACTCGGTGCCGAGATCGCCGGGCGTCTCGTCGGCCTGATCGAACTGGTCGAGTCGCGAATGCCCGAAGTCTGGGCGGCGCAGCAGAAGTACGCCGAACGCCGGACCGACCAGAACTAG
- a CDS encoding SDR family oxidoreductase, which yields MTIAVTGATGHLGRLAVEALLDKGTPAREIVALVRTPAKAADLTDKGVDVRQADYSDRAALDKALGGVDKLLLVSGSDVGQRVIQHGNVIDAAKAAGVGFIAYTSVLDAQKSPLGLAAEHRATEDLLDGSGIDFALLRNGWYWENYLGAVATAREAGSLFGSAGNGIIAGAARKDYAEAAAAVLVADGQAGAVYELGGDERLTYEQLAEAFSAVVGSPVSYKDLPQDEYAALLEGAGLPAPVAQMLADSDAGVATGALDTQSGDLQKLIGRPSTPVATVLAVSTS from the coding sequence ATGACCATCGCCGTCACCGGTGCAACAGGACATCTCGGCCGCCTCGCTGTCGAGGCTCTTCTCGACAAGGGCACCCCCGCCAGGGAGATCGTGGCGCTCGTTCGCACACCGGCCAAGGCCGCCGACCTGACCGACAAGGGCGTCGACGTCCGGCAAGCCGACTACAGCGACCGCGCCGCGCTCGACAAGGCGCTCGGTGGTGTCGACAAGCTGCTCCTCGTGTCGGGTTCCGACGTCGGGCAACGAGTAATTCAGCACGGCAACGTCATCGACGCGGCGAAGGCAGCCGGTGTCGGGTTCATTGCCTACACCAGCGTCCTCGATGCGCAGAAGAGCCCGCTCGGACTGGCTGCCGAGCACCGCGCCACCGAGGATCTGCTCGACGGGTCCGGGATCGACTTCGCCTTGCTGCGGAACGGCTGGTACTGGGAAAACTACCTGGGCGCTGTGGCAACGGCCCGGGAGGCGGGTTCCTTGTTCGGCAGCGCAGGAAACGGCATCATCGCCGGTGCCGCGCGCAAGGACTACGCCGAGGCGGCCGCCGCCGTCCTGGTCGCCGACGGGCAGGCGGGAGCGGTGTACGAGCTCGGTGGCGACGAGCGGCTGACGTACGAACAGCTGGCCGAGGCCTTCTCCGCGGTGGTCGGTAGCCCGGTGTCGTACAAGGACCTCCCGCAGGACGAGTACGCCGCCCTGCTCGAAGGCGCCGGCTTGCCGGCACCGGTGGCGCAGATGCTCGCCGATTCCGATGCGGGAGTAGCCACCGGCGCCCTCGACACGCAGAGCGGCGATCTGCAGAAGCTGATCGGCCGCCCGTCGACCCCGGTGGCCACCGTCCTCGCTGTGAGTACTTCTTAA
- the atzF gene encoding allophanate hydrolase, which translates to MSVDASKLGPTKITLSPTERVDDAFRRIAAVDRPEIWITLRPAEDVYADAAAIESRITAGEDLPLAGQILAVKDNIDVAGMTTTAGCPEFAYVPDRTATAVRRLVDQGAIVLGKTNLDQFATGLVGTRSPYGAVRCSWDPERVSGGSSSGSAVAVALGIADIGIGTDTAGSGRVPAAFNGLVGIKATLGVIPADGVVPACVDYDCVTVFATELDTAAAAARIMAGPASRDPRSRAWPADVRLAAPAQPRVAIPRDEDLTALAPDYRRAFDDTVQLLTDKGFRVDTVDISPLLDAARLLYDGAVVAERYTAVGRFLDTAPAGADPVVTAIVGSARRPAGHELAADLDTLVRVKAQTRDLLAGFDGLLLPTTTEHPTIAAVQADPIDINRRMGTYTNFCNLLDMSAVAVPGLPTAAGEPFGVMFVVPGFADQVAVDLAARLTGVPAPALVEDGVELAVFGAHLRGQPLHFQLEDLSARFVDTVTTTDAYRLTALATTPPKPGLVRRGPGAGAPIVGELFRVSPAGLGRFLATLPAPMALTSVELSDGRAVVGFSCTHDAVDGATDITEFGSWVAYLAASRPVSTS; encoded by the coding sequence GTGAGTGTCGATGCCAGCAAGCTGGGGCCCACCAAAATTACCCTCTCGCCCACCGAACGCGTCGACGACGCCTTCCGGCGGATCGCCGCGGTGGACCGCCCGGAAATCTGGATCACACTTCGGCCCGCCGAGGACGTCTATGCCGACGCGGCCGCCATCGAATCGAGAATCACTGCAGGCGAGGACCTCCCGCTGGCCGGGCAGATCCTGGCAGTCAAGGACAACATCGATGTCGCGGGAATGACCACCACCGCGGGGTGTCCCGAGTTCGCCTACGTGCCCGACCGCACCGCGACCGCCGTCCGCCGACTGGTCGATCAGGGTGCCATCGTCCTCGGGAAGACGAACCTCGACCAATTCGCCACCGGCCTGGTGGGCACGCGCAGTCCCTATGGGGCGGTGCGCTGCTCGTGGGACCCCGAGCGGGTGTCCGGTGGTTCGAGCTCCGGCTCGGCCGTCGCCGTGGCCCTCGGCATCGCCGACATCGGGATAGGCACGGACACCGCCGGATCAGGTCGGGTGCCTGCGGCCTTCAACGGTCTCGTCGGTATCAAGGCCACGCTGGGTGTGATCCCCGCGGACGGCGTCGTCCCCGCCTGTGTCGACTACGACTGCGTCACCGTGTTCGCCACCGAACTCGACACCGCCGCCGCCGCAGCCCGGATCATGGCCGGGCCGGCGTCGAGGGACCCGCGCAGCCGGGCTTGGCCGGCCGACGTCAGGTTGGCGGCACCCGCGCAGCCACGGGTCGCCATCCCGCGCGACGAGGACCTCACCGCGCTCGCCCCCGACTACCGGCGAGCATTCGACGACACGGTTCAGCTGCTGACGGACAAAGGCTTTCGCGTCGACACGGTAGACATCTCCCCACTGCTCGACGCTGCCCGGCTGCTCTACGACGGTGCGGTCGTCGCGGAACGGTACACCGCCGTCGGGCGGTTCCTCGACACGGCGCCCGCCGGGGCGGATCCGGTGGTGACCGCCATTGTCGGGTCCGCGAGGCGGCCGGCAGGGCACGAGTTGGCGGCCGACCTCGACACCCTCGTTCGCGTCAAGGCACAGACCCGGGATCTCCTCGCCGGATTCGACGGGCTGCTCCTGCCGACCACCACCGAGCACCCGACGATCGCCGCGGTCCAGGCCGACCCGATCGACATCAACCGGCGAATGGGTACATACACGAACTTCTGCAATTTGCTCGACATGTCGGCCGTCGCGGTACCCGGCTTGCCCACGGCGGCGGGTGAGCCGTTCGGGGTGATGTTCGTGGTGCCCGGGTTCGCCGATCAGGTGGCCGTCGACCTCGCTGCCCGACTCACCGGTGTTCCCGCGCCGGCGTTGGTCGAGGACGGTGTCGAGCTCGCCGTATTCGGCGCCCACCTGCGCGGGCAGCCTCTCCATTTCCAACTCGAGGACCTCAGTGCCCGTTTCGTGGACACCGTCACCACCACCGACGCATACCGGCTCACCGCACTTGCCACCACACCCCCCAAGCCCGGGCTGGTGCGCCGGGGCCCCGGCGCGGGCGCACCCATCGTCGGAGAGTTGTTCCGAGTCTCCCCCGCCGGATTGGGACGATTCCTGGCGACACTTCCGGCGCCGATGGCACTGACGAGTGTCGAACTTTCTGACGGCCGCGCCGTGGTCGGCTTCAGCTGCACCCACGACGCGGTCGACGGGGCCACGGACATCACCGAATTCGGTAGTTGGGTGGCCTACCTTGCCGCTTCGCGTCCCGTGAGTACTTCTTAA